The Nitrospira sp. KM1 genome includes a window with the following:
- a CDS encoding glycoside hydrolase family 140 protein, translating into MPMYCKAGQAKIGSVIGVVWAAIWCLAAAPLPQLAISENGHSIVQQDGRAFFWLGDTAWSLSKLSRDEITEYLADRRAKRFTVIQVNCGFNEPWMSFRETPFLEDDTDRPRTSYWDLIDFIVDRAGQEGLYVDLTVMWGESYSAAFHDDAEKARRLGIWLGTRYKDRNNVIWVISGEYDSINHYDSTLSETQRALFVAMAEGLKRGHGGRHLMTIHPGAARTSAREFGQDSWLDFHMLQSGHMADAHMWSCEGGNRCDEVYELIDKVYDLRPVKPVLDGESIYDTKPDNFYGERRGPRVGADVIRRKAYWTIFSGSVGFVYGHNDVEIFYVPGERSDHGQIGHWRDGLQAVASEQMQHIRQLMESRSPPASAPDQALLKSDPHTGMHHVRAIRSPDSSYAYIYLPMGGSVTVDLGRLAGPVRASWFDPRSGSMVKDRRFEIDRAGTFNAPGIIESGNDWVLILETAHGRGKDETQKNQPIPRMDSR; encoded by the coding sequence ATGCCCATGTATTGTAAAGCGGGACAGGCGAAAATTGGCTCGGTGATTGGAGTGGTATGGGCTGCGATATGGTGTCTCGCCGCCGCCCCATTGCCGCAACTGGCTATCAGCGAGAACGGACACTCTATCGTGCAACAGGACGGTCGTGCATTTTTCTGGTTGGGCGACACCGCGTGGTCTCTGTCAAAACTTTCTCGGGACGAAATCACGGAGTACCTTGCGGATCGACGGGCCAAACGGTTTACGGTCATTCAAGTCAATTGCGGTTTCAATGAGCCTTGGATGAGCTTTCGTGAAACGCCGTTTCTAGAGGACGACACAGATCGACCGCGGACATCGTACTGGGACTTGATCGATTTCATTGTGGATCGGGCCGGTCAGGAAGGCTTGTACGTCGACCTGACGGTCATGTGGGGGGAGTCGTATAGCGCTGCATTTCACGACGATGCCGAAAAAGCCAGACGGCTCGGAATCTGGTTGGGGACTCGGTATAAAGATCGTAACAACGTGATCTGGGTGATCAGCGGAGAATATGATTCCATCAATCACTACGATTCGACCCTGTCTGAGACACAGAGGGCGCTATTCGTGGCCATGGCGGAAGGGCTCAAACGGGGGCATGGAGGCAGACATTTGATGACGATTCATCCCGGAGCGGCCAGAACATCCGCCCGGGAGTTTGGGCAAGACTCTTGGCTCGATTTCCATATGTTGCAATCCGGACACATGGCTGATGCTCACATGTGGTCTTGCGAAGGTGGCAACCGCTGCGACGAGGTCTATGAACTGATCGACAAGGTCTATGACCTTCGTCCGGTCAAGCCCGTACTGGACGGTGAGTCGATCTATGATACCAAACCGGATAATTTTTATGGAGAGCGCCGCGGACCGCGAGTGGGAGCCGACGTCATACGTCGGAAAGCCTATTGGACAATCTTTTCTGGCTCTGTCGGATTTGTGTATGGGCACAACGATGTGGAGATTTTCTACGTCCCGGGAGAACGCTCTGATCACGGACAAATCGGGCACTGGCGAGATGGATTGCAAGCCGTCGCATCGGAACAAATGCAGCACATTCGACAATTGATGGAATCGCGCTCACCTCCCGCCAGCGCTCCCGATCAGGCACTGCTCAAATCAGACCCGCACACCGGAATGCATCATGTGCGGGCGATCCGTTCACCGGACAGCAGCTATGCGTACATCTATTTGCCGATGGGAGGCAGTGTCACGGTTGATCTTGGGCGGCTGGCTGGCCCTGTGAGGGCATCGTGGTTCGACCCTCGGTCAGGATCAATGGTGAAGGACCGCCGGTTCGAGATTGATCGCGCCGGCACCTTCAATGCCCCCGGCATTATAGAGAGTGGAAATGATTGGGTTTTGATATTGGAGACGGCACATGGACGAGGGAAGGATGAGACGCAAAAGAATCAGCCAATACCGCGAATGGACTCTCGCTAA
- a CDS encoding YciI family protein — translation MQYMLMCCFKEDLWEALSDEKKAGIMKDYREVIQGLIKSGQLRGGSQLHPTSSATTVRMTNGKAVFTDGPFAETKEQLGGYHLVECGNLDEAIAIASRIPTLPVGGAVEVRPVAMQES, via the coding sequence ATGCAATACATGTTGATGTGTTGTTTCAAAGAAGACCTGTGGGAAGCCCTCTCCGATGAAAAGAAGGCCGGCATCATGAAAGATTACCGGGAGGTGATCCAGGGCCTGATCAAGAGCGGGCAACTCCGGGGCGGCTCCCAGCTTCATCCCACTTCATCGGCAACGACCGTCCGAATGACGAATGGGAAGGCCGTCTTCACGGACGGACCATTTGCCGAAACGAAAGAGCAGTTGGGAGGATACCATCTCGTGGAATGCGGGAATCTAGACGAGGCGATCGCGATCGCCTCGCGCATCCCCACGCTTCCGGTCGGGGGAGCGGTCGAGGTGCGGCCGGTCGCCATGCAGGAATCTTGA
- a CDS encoding sialidase family protein, with protein sequence MSKVRVLVGTRKGAFILTSDGSRKTWSVDGPFFGGWEIYHVKGSPRDPDRLYASQSSSWFGQIVQRSDDGGKTWHQPGTPPGEPTTAPDGSPKGESNKFVYDVSSETGTPLTTHQWYDGSQRPWEFKRVWHLEPSVSDPGTVYAGVEDAALFRSTDGAQTWHELSSLRSVKGTLWQPGAGGMCLHTIVQDAGNPHRMFIAISAAGAFRTDDGGKTWTAINRGLKSQYELPDPSADVGHCVHRIAMHPSRPHVLFMQKHWDVMRSDDGGESWQEVSGNLPTDFGFPIDVHAHEPNTIYVVPITSDSEHYVPEGKLRVYRSRTGGNEWEALTRGLPQRDCYVNILRDAMTVDSLDPCGIYFGTSGGQVYGSADAGDHWTPLVRDLPPVLSVEVQTLRS encoded by the coding sequence ATGAGCAAAGTGCGGGTGCTGGTGGGAACACGCAAAGGAGCCTTCATTCTTACATCGGACGGGTCTAGAAAGACGTGGAGCGTGGATGGTCCCTTTTTCGGCGGTTGGGAGATCTATCACGTGAAAGGATCGCCTAGGGATCCGGATAGGCTCTACGCTTCCCAGTCCAGTAGTTGGTTCGGGCAGATCGTTCAGCGATCTGATGATGGGGGAAAAACCTGGCATCAGCCCGGAACTCCTCCCGGTGAGCCGACCACGGCGCCAGACGGCTCACCGAAAGGTGAGAGTAACAAGTTCGTCTATGATGTCTCGTCGGAAACAGGCACCCCACTCACGACCCATCAGTGGTATGACGGCTCACAACGGCCATGGGAATTCAAGCGAGTCTGGCATCTCGAACCTTCGGTGTCCGATCCCGGCACCGTCTACGCCGGGGTGGAAGATGCCGCGTTGTTTCGTTCGACCGACGGAGCACAAACGTGGCATGAGCTTTCCAGCCTCAGGAGCGTAAAGGGCACGCTCTGGCAGCCCGGAGCTGGCGGAATGTGCCTGCACACGATCGTCCAGGACGCCGGCAATCCGCATCGAATGTTCATTGCGATTTCGGCAGCCGGCGCATTCCGGACTGATGACGGTGGAAAAACATGGACCGCCATCAACCGGGGTCTCAAATCGCAATACGAATTACCCGACCCAAGTGCGGATGTCGGTCATTGCGTGCATCGCATTGCCATGCACCCATCCCGTCCACACGTCCTGTTTATGCAAAAACACTGGGACGTCATGAGAAGCGATGACGGCGGTGAGTCGTGGCAGGAAGTTAGCGGCAATCTACCGACAGATTTTGGATTTCCCATCGATGTCCATGCGCACGAACCAAATACCATTTACGTCGTCCCAATCACAAGCGACTCCGAGCATTATGTGCCCGAGGGCAAGCTTCGCGTGTACCGAAGCCGAACCGGCGGCAATGAATGGGAGGCCCTGACACGAGGACTTCCCCAACGCGACTGCTACGTGAATATCTTGCGCGACGCCATGACGGTGGACTCTCTTGATCCCTGCGGGATTTACTTCGGAACAAGCGGGGGCCAGGTGTATGGCTCGGCCGATGCCGGTGATCATTGGACTCCTCTTGTGCGGGATCTACCCCCGGTCTTGTCAGTCGAGGTACAAACACTCCGTTCGTGA
- a CDS encoding AlkA N-terminal domain-containing protein, producing MTLDSVTCYRAMRSRDARFDGRFFVAVSSTRIYCRPVCTVKPPRLENCRFYPSAAAAEVAGYRPCLRCRPELAPGNASVDATARVAQAAASLIEDRALDAEGLAPIAARLGISDRHLRRAFGAEFGVSPIAFAQTQRLLLAKRLLTDTTLPVTEIALASGFGSLRRFNALFKQRYRLQPSQLRRNMQRGGVPAADMLLCELSFRPPYDWLSIRSFLGARGIAGVEMLGDDSYRRTVRVTSDGRDHYGWIEVGLSRTSPALRVAVSLSLARVIPSVLSRVKALMDLSCHPSDISMALGLLAKGRPGLRVPGAFDGFELAVRAIIGQQVSVAAARTVAGRFAAAFGHPVITPFPQLTTVFPTAARVADIPIGRIMRLGMTSARATAVMALARSVADGRLVLTPQACVESALERLRELPGVGEWTVQYIAMRALAWPDAFPHTDLGVMNALKEKTPRRILAAGEVWRPWRAYAVMHLWQTLVQE from the coding sequence ATGACACTCGATTCTGTCACCTGTTACCGGGCGATGCGGTCTCGTGATGCCCGTTTCGACGGACGATTCTTCGTCGCTGTGTCTTCGACTCGCATCTATTGCAGGCCGGTCTGTACGGTCAAGCCGCCGAGACTTGAAAATTGCCGATTCTATCCCAGTGCCGCTGCGGCTGAAGTCGCAGGCTATCGGCCCTGCCTTCGTTGTCGACCGGAACTTGCGCCGGGTAACGCGAGCGTCGACGCGACGGCGCGAGTGGCGCAGGCTGCGGCAAGCCTTATTGAGGATCGTGCGTTGGATGCAGAAGGACTGGCGCCCATTGCCGCCCGGCTCGGTATCAGTGACCGGCACCTGCGGCGTGCGTTCGGCGCAGAGTTCGGCGTTTCTCCCATCGCATTTGCGCAGACACAACGTTTGCTGCTCGCCAAACGGCTACTTACCGATACCACACTGCCCGTTACCGAGATCGCATTAGCCAGCGGTTTCGGTAGTCTGCGGCGGTTTAATGCGTTGTTCAAACAACGGTATCGGCTGCAACCCAGCCAGTTGAGGCGCAACATGCAACGTGGCGGGGTGCCAGCTGCAGACATGCTGCTTTGCGAATTGAGCTTCCGCCCGCCGTACGATTGGCTCTCGATTCGGTCATTTCTCGGCGCGCGAGGCATTGCGGGGGTGGAAATGCTTGGCGACGACAGCTATCGGCGGACGGTGAGGGTGACATCCGATGGCAGAGACCATTACGGTTGGATTGAAGTCGGATTGTCCAGGACCTCACCCGCTTTGCGCGTCGCAGTGTCCTTATCGCTGGCCCGAGTCATTCCTTCCGTGCTCTCGCGCGTCAAAGCTCTTATGGATTTGTCTTGCCATCCATCCGACATAAGCATGGCGCTGGGCCTGTTGGCAAAGGGGCGTCCCGGTCTGCGCGTTCCGGGAGCGTTCGACGGGTTTGAACTGGCGGTGCGAGCGATTATTGGGCAGCAGGTGTCGGTCGCTGCCGCGCGAACCGTCGCGGGGCGTTTTGCAGCGGCGTTCGGCCATCCGGTGATCACGCCATTCCCACAACTGACGACCGTGTTTCCGACTGCCGCCCGCGTGGCAGACATTCCTATCGGCAGGATCATGCGTTTGGGCATGACCAGCGCCCGTGCCACAGCGGTGATGGCGCTGGCCCGGAGCGTGGCCGACGGGCGTCTCGTACTGACCCCTCAGGCCTGTGTGGAATCTGCGCTGGAGCGCTTGCGCGAATTGCCGGGAGTCGGCGAGTGGACTGTCCAGTACATCGCGATGCGGGCTCTCGCTTGGCCGGATGCGTTCCCTCACACCGATCTGGGTGTCATGAACGCGCTAAAGGAAAAAACTCCGCGCCGGATTCTCGCGGCAGGGGAGGTGTGGCGCCCCTGGCGAGCATACGCGGTGATGCATTTGTGGCAGACCTTGGTACAGGAGTAA
- a CDS encoding four-helix bundle copper-binding protein — protein MAHANKMSEHYKKCIAACEDCARICNTCSDDMIGMEHHGDHQLMARCIRLCRECAEICSLSGAWMSRLSPLADSLCRLCAEICDKCADTCEQHAPHHPLCGPCAEECRRCAHECRDMVEVGSR, from the coding sequence ATGGCCCATGCGAATAAGATGTCGGAACACTACAAGAAGTGCATCGCAGCATGCGAAGATTGCGCTCGCATTTGCAACACCTGCTCTGACGACATGATAGGCATGGAACATCATGGCGACCATCAATTGATGGCCCGGTGCATCAGATTATGTCGCGAGTGTGCCGAGATTTGCTCCCTTTCTGGCGCCTGGATGAGCCGGCTCTCGCCCCTGGCGGACTCGCTGTGCCGTCTGTGCGCCGAAATCTGTGATAAGTGCGCGGACACTTGTGAGCAACATGCGCCACATCATCCTCTATGTGGGCCCTGCGCGGAAGAGTGCCGCCGGTGCGCACATGAATGCCGTGATATGGTTGAAGTCGGGTCCCGGTAA
- a CDS encoding CsbD family protein, protein MKANSTYSKPNLNSIVAGIVLVCATVPIGLISGTMAGSSNSIERGIAVPIVNQDQLTGKWKQFKGELKKKWGAFTDDDLLEIEGSSDKLEGKIQERYGDRREEVKDWVDQWFDSHASDGKKSKS, encoded by the coding sequence ATGAAGGCAAACTCGACATATTCCAAGCCTAATCTGAACAGCATCGTCGCAGGAATAGTGTTGGTCTGCGCAACTGTTCCGATCGGGTTGATCTCAGGGACCATGGCTGGATCATCCAATTCGATTGAGCGCGGGATTGCCGTACCAATAGTGAATCAGGATCAATTGACAGGTAAATGGAAGCAATTCAAGGGAGAGTTGAAGAAAAAGTGGGGTGCGTTTACGGACGATGATCTCCTTGAGATCGAGGGCAGTTCAGACAAACTGGAAGGGAAGATCCAGGAACGGTACGGTGACCGAAGAGAGGAAGTCAAAGATTGGGTCGACCAGTGGTTCGACAGCCACGCGTCCGATGGAAAGAAATCGAAATCGTGA
- a CDS encoding DUF3574 domain-containing protein: MDYVERPRIDVISPGLYRPLVFLALLTFLNACATSPNATSPTPSCRKGERPAITESLYFGRNKPVGTVSPEEWTAFVNRVVTPAFPEGLTSWAASGQWRLGDGTIDREDSYVLQVVHDQTDGRDSTIQQIVAKYKQEFHQEAVMRIRSSACVSY; the protein is encoded by the coding sequence ATGGATTACGTTGAGAGACCACGTATCGACGTGATATCCCCGGGACTGTACCGTCCCCTGGTTTTCCTGGCACTCCTGACGTTTCTCAACGCGTGCGCGACCTCTCCCAATGCGACCTCCCCTACACCGTCATGCCGCAAAGGAGAACGGCCCGCCATTACAGAGTCCCTCTATTTCGGACGGAACAAACCGGTGGGAACGGTTTCCCCCGAGGAATGGACTGCGTTCGTGAACAGAGTCGTCACTCCGGCATTCCCTGAAGGTCTCACGTCGTGGGCCGCCTCGGGACAATGGCGCCTAGGCGACGGAACAATTGATCGGGAAGATTCCTATGTGCTGCAGGTGGTTCACGATCAGACAGACGGACGGGATTCGACCATCCAGCAGATCGTTGCGAAGTATAAACAGGAATTCCACCAGGAAGCCGTGATGCGAATTCGTTCGTCAGCCTGCGTTTCCTATTGA
- a CDS encoding DUF1579 domain-containing protein, translating into MRVVGIFLISAFVLLSGSPAWAKDKNSKPADPQAMMEAYQKLATPGEPHKLFATLAGSWTTKTKSWMEPGKPPVESTGSAEMKMLLGGRFLQQEFSGEMMGQPFNGYGIDGYDNLRKKYVTAWIDTMGTGLFIMEGTASPDGKTITMKGQHAELGGGQMTHRAVWKIIDENTQTFDMYGSHHGQKEMKMMEITYQRKP; encoded by the coding sequence ATGCGTGTCGTAGGGATCTTTCTCATCAGTGCCTTCGTCTTGTTGTCCGGCTCACCCGCGTGGGCAAAAGACAAAAACTCCAAACCGGCCGATCCGCAAGCCATGATGGAGGCCTATCAGAAACTGGCGACTCCAGGCGAACCGCACAAACTATTTGCCACCTTGGCCGGCAGCTGGACGACGAAGACCAAGTCCTGGATGGAACCGGGCAAACCACCGGTCGAATCGACCGGATCAGCGGAGATGAAAATGTTGCTTGGCGGGCGTTTTCTTCAACAGGAATTCAGCGGCGAGATGATGGGGCAACCCTTCAACGGGTACGGCATCGACGGCTACGACAATCTTCGGAAAAAGTATGTCACGGCCTGGATCGATACCATGGGCACGGGACTCTTCATCATGGAAGGGACGGCAAGCCCAGACGGCAAAACCATCACCATGAAGGGCCAGCACGCCGAACTCGGAGGCGGCCAAATGACCCATCGCGCCGTTTGGAAAATCATCGACGAGAATACGCAGACGTTCGACATGTATGGGTCGCACCACGGCCAGAAAGAGATGAAGATGATGGAGATCACCTATCAGCGGAAGCCGTGA
- a CDS encoding histidine phosphatase family protein: protein MKQKLPHVYLIRHGETEWSRTRKHTGRTDIPLTTRGEEQAIEVGRRLAKQRVQLVYTSPLQRALRTAELSGFLPPVRETDPNLMEWDYGEYEGRLTSDIRADKPGWDLFRDGCPGGESLKDVSLRADRIVSRLRKAPDSIAIFSHAHFLRVFAARWVELDPTCAKAFILNAGAICVLGYEHESLDEPVILRWNLECEANP from the coding sequence ATGAAGCAGAAACTGCCTCACGTTTATCTGATCCGTCACGGTGAAACGGAATGGAGTCGGACCCGCAAGCACACGGGGAGGACCGACATCCCTCTCACAACTCGTGGCGAGGAACAGGCCATTGAAGTGGGTAGGAGATTGGCGAAGCAGCGGGTCCAGTTGGTGTATACAAGTCCGTTGCAGCGTGCCCTGAGAACGGCGGAACTCTCCGGGTTTCTTCCTCCTGTGCGTGAGACCGATCCTAATCTGATGGAGTGGGATTATGGTGAATACGAAGGGCGTCTGACATCAGATATACGCGCGGACAAGCCGGGATGGGATCTATTCAGAGATGGATGTCCGGGAGGGGAGTCATTGAAAGACGTCTCGTTGCGAGCTGATCGTATCGTATCTCGATTGCGAAAGGCGCCAGACAGTATCGCCATCTTTTCACACGCTCATTTCCTGCGTGTGTTCGCTGCAAGATGGGTTGAGCTCGATCCAACTTGCGCCAAGGCCTTCATTCTGAACGCTGGAGCTATCTGTGTGCTTGGGTATGAACATGAATCTCTGGATGAACCCGTCATCTTGCGGTGGAATCTGGAATGCGAAGCCAATCCGTGA
- a CDS encoding DUF3365 domain-containing protein: MNFLRSLSRVTASACLTVLFPLVSFTAEQDEARETARLLAILLDAGRVTVANNQDLINDPTKADKGFTADVFTKQTAEEFNRRTGLSLEQIDGQNIPEIAKPLLARLLEESKKTIDSHQPVINVPGIRYKGLIPATFGTETAGRFKNWSGVYLKQTAPQALVRNPKNLPDEYESNALSRIAAQALDMKTDSFLSEIVEQDQAVRVLLPLYYTKSCLTCHGQPKGERDMSGYPREGAKEGDLGGAISVKIPIPLH; this comes from the coding sequence GTGAATTTTCTACGATCCTTATCAAGAGTGACGGCCAGCGCGTGCCTGACTGTGCTTTTTCCACTGGTTTCATTTACCGCCGAGCAGGACGAGGCAAGAGAAACTGCCAGGTTGCTCGCCATTTTGTTGGACGCCGGCCGAGTCACCGTGGCCAACAATCAGGATCTGATTAATGACCCGACGAAAGCCGACAAAGGCTTTACCGCCGATGTCTTTACAAAACAAACGGCCGAGGAGTTCAACAGACGAACGGGACTTTCCCTTGAACAGATCGACGGTCAAAACATCCCGGAGATTGCCAAACCGCTGTTGGCCAGGCTTCTCGAGGAGAGCAAGAAAACCATCGACTCCCACCAGCCGGTCATCAATGTTCCCGGAATCCGATACAAGGGTTTGATCCCCGCGACATTCGGCACCGAAACGGCGGGCAGATTCAAAAATTGGTCCGGTGTGTATCTCAAACAGACGGCTCCGCAAGCTCTGGTACGAAATCCGAAGAACCTTCCTGATGAATATGAGTCGAATGCCCTCTCGCGGATCGCTGCGCAGGCTTTGGACATGAAAACTGACTCATTCTTGAGTGAGATCGTGGAACAGGACCAGGCGGTACGAGTGCTGCTTCCACTGTATTACACGAAGTCCTGCCTGACTTGTCATGGCCAGCCCAAAGGTGAACGCGATATGTCCGGCTATCCACGCGAAGGCGCTAAAGAAGGAGACCTTGGCGGAGCCATCAGCGTCAAGATTCCAATTCCATTGCACTAG
- a CDS encoding DUF1328 domain-containing protein: MLYYALVFLIVGIIAGALNLAGVAAVATEIAWILFLVGIILLVIHLVTGRTARVP; the protein is encoded by the coding sequence ATGCTCTACTATGCGCTAGTCTTTCTGATCGTCGGAATTATTGCCGGCGCGTTGAACCTCGCGGGCGTTGCTGCCGTGGCCACTGAGATCGCCTGGATTCTGTTCCTTGTCGGTATCATCCTGCTGGTGATTCACCTGGTCACAGGTCGAACAGCGCGAGTGCCATAA
- a CDS encoding methylated-DNA--[protein]-cysteine S-methyltransferase gives MMLYYDYYQSPQGRMLLVADDNALTGVYFSGQKYEPRIGVGWKKHGRHEVLRRAKRELTEYFGGTRRRFTVKLSPRGTPFQRSVWKVIADIGFGRTLAYAELARRAGHPGSARAAGAATGRNPLCVIVPCHRIIGSNGTMTGYAGGLSKKRALLALEGIGV, from the coding sequence ATGATGCTGTACTACGACTACTATCAAAGTCCCCAAGGCCGCATGCTATTGGTAGCCGATGACAACGCGCTGACGGGGGTGTACTTCAGCGGCCAGAAGTATGAACCTCGCATCGGAGTGGGATGGAAGAAGCATGGGCGGCACGAAGTCCTGCGTCGTGCAAAACGGGAACTCACTGAGTATTTTGGCGGGACGCGCAGACGCTTTACGGTCAAACTGTCACCGCGAGGAACGCCATTTCAACGGTCGGTGTGGAAGGTGATCGCGGATATCGGGTTTGGCCGGACTCTGGCGTATGCCGAATTAGCCCGGCGCGCAGGCCACCCGGGAAGCGCGAGAGCGGCGGGAGCCGCCACCGGCCGCAATCCTTTGTGCGTCATCGTTCCGTGCCATCGCATTATCGGTTCAAACGGTACGATGACCGGCTATGCAGGCGGTCTTTCAAAGAAGCGTGCGCTCTTGGCCTTGGAGGGAATCGGCGTATGA
- a CDS encoding DUF1428 domain-containing protein: MRYVDGYVLPVPKRNLPLYKRIARVAAKVWREHGALDYKECVGDDLKKTPYTMPFPAIMKLKAGETVVFAYILFKSRAHRNRVNTLVMKDPRLAASMKDMPMPFDTKRMVYGGFKVFVDF; the protein is encoded by the coding sequence ATGCGATATGTTGACGGATATGTATTGCCTGTGCCGAAGCGTAATCTCCCTCTATACAAACGGATCGCCCGAGTGGCGGCCAAAGTCTGGCGGGAACACGGAGCATTGGATTATAAAGAGTGTGTCGGCGACGACTTGAAGAAAACCCCGTACACCATGCCTTTCCCGGCGATTATGAAACTCAAGGCGGGCGAGACGGTGGTCTTCGCCTACATCCTGTTTAAATCGCGTGCACATAGGAATCGCGTAAATACGCTGGTGATGAAGGATCCCCGGCTGGCAGCCAGCATGAAAGATATGCCGATGCCGTTCGATACCAAGCGGATGGTATATGGAGGCTTCAAGGTGTTCGTCGATTTCTAA
- a CDS encoding RNA polymerase sigma factor produces the protein MTHDGMEQIRSKVDAIYRSDSRRVLATLIRLLGDFESAEEALHEAFTAAVEQWSRDGIPANPVAWLISAGRFKAIDGMRRRARFDASVAEMASHYDVETPASEEPEDESIDDDRLRLIFTCCHPALRAEAQMALTLREVCGLTTEEIGRAFLISTPTVAQRIVRAKAKIRDARIPYQVPSPSDLPERLDSVLRVVYLLFNEGYSASSGMAVTRHDLSGEAIRLGRLVIELLPDPEAIGLLALMLLQESRRAARTSPSGDLILLEHQDRSLWNRGHIAEGLALVRRALSSRRIGPYGLQAAIAAVHAEAPTPAATDWSQIVGLYDVLMRADPSPVVELNRAVAVAMRDGPGAGVNVIDSILARGELVEYHLAHSARAELCRRLGRMTEARASYERALALARQEPERRFIERRLNELSS, from the coding sequence ATGACTCACGACGGGATGGAGCAAATCCGCTCGAAGGTGGATGCCATCTACCGCTCCGATTCCCGTCGCGTCCTTGCCACGCTCATTCGGCTGCTCGGGGATTTCGAATCCGCCGAGGAAGCACTGCACGAAGCGTTCACCGCGGCGGTTGAACAATGGAGCCGTGACGGCATTCCCGCCAATCCGGTCGCCTGGCTGATTTCAGCCGGACGGTTCAAGGCGATCGACGGCATGCGCCGCCGGGCACGATTCGATGCTTCTGTAGCTGAAATGGCGTCGCACTACGATGTCGAGACGCCTGCATCGGAAGAGCCGGAAGACGAAAGCATCGACGACGACCGGTTGCGGTTGATATTCACCTGCTGCCACCCCGCCTTACGTGCTGAAGCTCAAATGGCTCTCACCCTGCGAGAGGTATGCGGCCTCACGACCGAGGAAATCGGACGAGCGTTTCTCATTTCGACCCCCACGGTCGCCCAGCGCATCGTGCGCGCCAAAGCCAAGATTCGCGATGCGCGAATCCCCTATCAGGTCCCTTCGCCGTCAGATCTGCCTGAAAGACTGGATTCGGTTCTGCGGGTCGTCTACCTCCTGTTCAATGAAGGGTATTCGGCCTCATCCGGCATGGCGGTCACTCGTCATGACTTGTCCGGCGAAGCCATCCGATTGGGACGCCTGGTCATCGAACTGTTACCAGATCCGGAAGCCATCGGCCTGCTCGCGCTCATGCTGCTGCAGGAATCTCGTCGGGCCGCACGGACATCTCCGTCAGGCGATTTGATCTTGCTCGAGCATCAAGATCGTTCGCTGTGGAATCGCGGCCACATTGCAGAGGGACTGGCATTGGTCAGGCGGGCGCTTTCCTCTCGGCGCATCGGTCCATACGGCCTTCAAGCGGCCATTGCCGCCGTGCATGCCGAAGCCCCGACTCCGGCTGCAACAGATTGGTCTCAGATCGTCGGTCTCTACGACGTTCTGATGCGAGCCGACCCTTCTCCCGTCGTTGAACTGAACCGGGCGGTTGCCGTGGCCATGCGTGATGGCCCTGGAGCAGGCGTGAACGTGATCGACTCGATCCTGGCGCGAGGCGAGCTCGTGGAGTATCACCTTGCTCACTCCGCCCGCGCGGAACTCTGCCGGAGGTTGGGTCGGATGACTGAGGCCAGAGCCTCTTACGAACGCGCCCTCGCTCTTGCCCGACAGGAGCCCGAGCGTCGATTCATCGAGCGAAGGTTGAATGAATTGTCGAGTTAA